A single region of the Neotabrizicola shimadae genome encodes:
- the aroB gene encoding 3-dehydroquinate synthase, producing MRTVVPVALGARSYEVRIGEGLIDGAGAEILPFLRRRKVAVVTDESVAALHLERLVAALASQGIAVSTLSLPPGEGTKGWPQFARCVEWLLEQKIERRDIVIAFGGGVIGDLVGFAAAVLRRGVRFVQIPTTLLAQVDSSVGGKTGINTTQGKNLVGAFHQPSLVLADIGVLDSLPPRDFLAGYGEVVKYGLLGDAAFFDWLESAGPELAAGDKVARHRAVARSVEMKAGIVERDETEEGERALLNLGHTFCHALEKATGYSDRLLHGEGVAIGCALAFELSQRLGLCPQEAPSRVRAHLKAMGMKTDLSDIPGGLPGAEHLLNLMGQDKKVVDGRLRFILARDIGQAFVAEDVPPSVVLTLLNDALARP from the coding sequence ATGCGAACCGTTGTTCCTGTCGCGCTTGGGGCGCGATCCTACGAGGTGCGCATTGGCGAAGGTCTGATCGACGGGGCAGGGGCCGAAATTCTGCCCTTCCTTCGTCGGCGCAAAGTTGCTGTGGTGACTGACGAGTCCGTGGCCGCCCTTCATCTCGAGCGGCTGGTCGCTGCCCTGGCTTCACAAGGCATCGCCGTCAGCACCCTTTCCCTGCCGCCTGGGGAAGGGACCAAGGGCTGGCCCCAGTTCGCCCGCTGCGTTGAATGGCTGCTGGAACAGAAGATCGAACGCCGCGACATCGTCATCGCCTTCGGGGGCGGCGTGATCGGCGATCTGGTGGGCTTCGCGGCAGCCGTCCTGCGGCGCGGGGTGCGCTTCGTCCAGATTCCCACGACTCTGCTTGCCCAGGTGGACAGCTCGGTCGGCGGCAAGACAGGCATCAACACCACGCAGGGCAAGAACCTTGTCGGGGCTTTTCACCAGCCGTCGCTGGTCCTGGCCGACATTGGCGTGCTTGACAGCCTGCCGCCGCGCGATTTCCTCGCGGGCTACGGCGAGGTCGTCAAATACGGCCTCCTTGGCGACGCCGCCTTCTTCGACTGGCTCGAATCCGCGGGACCGGAGCTGGCAGCCGGCGACAAGGTCGCGCGCCATCGCGCCGTCGCCCGTTCAGTCGAGATGAAGGCAGGCATCGTCGAAAGGGACGAGACCGAAGAAGGCGAGCGTGCGCTCTTGAACCTTGGCCATACCTTCTGTCATGCCCTTGAAAAGGCAACCGGATACTCCGACCGGCTCCTGCATGGCGAAGGTGTGGCGATCGGTTGCGCTCTGGCATTCGAACTCAGCCAGCGCCTCGGCCTTTGCCCGCAAGAGGCGCCAAGCCGTGTGCGCGCACATTTGAAGGCCATGGGCATGAAGACCGACCTGTCCGACATCCCCGGCGGGTTGCCAGGGGCCGAGCATCTTCTGAACCTGATGGGACAAGACAAGAAGGTCGTGGATGGCCGTCTGCGCTTCATCCTTGCGCGCGACATCGGCCAGGCCTTCGTCGCTGAAGACGTGCCACCGTCAGTCGTACTCACCCTGTTGAACGACGCTCTGGCCCGTCCGTGA
- a CDS encoding shikimate kinase has product MLRLKKTVVMVGMMGAGKTAVGTMIARLLTVPFLDSDEEITRAANRPISEIFERDGEPFFRARESEVLGRLLKSEPAILSTGGGAFLSESNRQLIHESGVSVWLRADLELLWQRVRHKTTRPLLRTANPRETLRTLYEARVPLYALADLTVDSGPDLSVEETARRVIGALSTRPDVLEDI; this is encoded by the coding sequence ATGCTGCGGCTGAAGAAGACGGTTGTGATGGTCGGCATGATGGGGGCCGGCAAGACAGCGGTGGGCACCATGATCGCCCGTCTGCTGACGGTGCCTTTCCTCGATTCGGACGAAGAAATCACGCGCGCGGCAAACCGGCCCATCTCCGAGATTTTCGAACGCGACGGCGAACCCTTCTTCCGCGCGCGGGAAAGCGAGGTTCTGGGCAGGCTTCTGAAGTCCGAGCCAGCGATCCTGTCCACAGGCGGCGGTGCGTTTCTATCCGAGTCGAACCGACAGTTGATCCACGAGTCGGGCGTGTCGGTCTGGTTGCGCGCGGATCTGGAGCTACTGTGGCAGCGCGTTCGCCACAAGACAACGCGACCGCTTCTGCGCACGGCCAACCCACGCGAGACACTGCGCACCCTTTACGAGGCCCGTGTGCCTCTCTACGCGCTGGCCGACCTGACGGTCGATTCCGGACCCGACCTGTCGGTTGAAGAAACCGCGCGTCGGGTGATCGGCGCCCTGTCGACCCGGCCCGATGTTCTGGAGGATATCTGA